The following proteins come from a genomic window of Aequorivita marisscotiae:
- a CDS encoding DNA topoisomerase IV subunit B, with product MSETQYTEDNIRSLDWKEHIRMRPGMYIGKLGDGSSPDDGIYILLKEVIDNCIDEFVMGAGKTIEVRIKDKEVKVRDYGRGIPLGKVIDVVSKMNTGGKYDSRAFKKSVGLNGVGTKAVNALSAFFKVESVRDNQMKAAEFSLGELTNDVEVEETSKRKGTKVIFIPDESIFKNFKYRTEYVQKMLKNYVYLNPGLTIDFNGEKFYSENGLKDLLMETISDEDMAYPIIHLRGDDIEVAITHSKTQYSEEYHSFVNGQNTTQGGTHLAAFREALVKTVREFYNKNYDASDVRKSIVSAISIKVMEPVFESQTKTKLGSTDMGGDLPTVRTFINDFVKTNLDNFLHKNPESADAIQRKIVQAERERKELSGIRKLAKDRAKKANLHNKKLRDCRVHLGDVKNERNLESTLFITEGDSASGSITKSRDVNTQAVFSLRGKPLNTYGMTKKIVYENEEFNLLQAALNIEDSMEDLRYNNIVIATDADVDGMHIRLLLITFFLQFFPELIKEGHLYILQTPLFRVRNKKETIYCYSEEERIAAIEKLKPKPEITRFKGLGEISPDEFVHFIGNDIRLDPVMLDKSMSIEELLSFYMGKNTPDRQEFIIDNLKVELDRVEE from the coding sequence CCGGGAAAACCATCGAAGTTCGCATTAAAGACAAGGAAGTGAAAGTGCGCGATTACGGTCGCGGCATTCCGCTTGGGAAAGTGATCGACGTGGTTTCAAAAATGAATACGGGCGGAAAGTACGACAGCCGCGCGTTTAAAAAATCTGTCGGTTTAAATGGGGTCGGTACCAAAGCGGTAAATGCTCTTTCTGCATTTTTTAAGGTGGAATCGGTTCGCGATAACCAAATGAAGGCGGCGGAATTCTCTTTGGGTGAATTAACCAACGACGTTGAAGTTGAAGAAACCAGCAAACGAAAGGGGACGAAAGTAATTTTTATTCCCGACGAAAGTATTTTTAAAAACTTTAAATACCGTACGGAATACGTACAAAAAATGCTGAAAAACTACGTTTATCTCAACCCGGGATTGACGATAGATTTTAATGGCGAAAAGTTTTATTCCGAAAATGGATTGAAAGATCTTTTAATGGAAACCATCAGCGACGAAGATATGGCATACCCCATAATTCATCTACGCGGCGATGATATTGAAGTTGCCATAACGCATAGCAAAACCCAATACAGCGAAGAATATCACAGTTTTGTCAACGGACAAAATACAACCCAAGGCGGAACACATTTAGCAGCTTTTCGCGAAGCGTTGGTTAAAACCGTTCGCGAATTCTACAATAAAAATTACGACGCCAGCGATGTGCGAAAAAGTATCGTTTCGGCAATTAGTATAAAAGTGATGGAGCCCGTTTTTGAAAGCCAAACGAAAACAAAGCTTGGCTCCACCGATATGGGCGGCGATCTGCCAACGGTGCGCACGTTTATAAACGATTTTGTAAAAACAAATCTCGATAACTTCCTTCATAAAAATCCTGAATCAGCAGACGCCATTCAGCGTAAAATTGTGCAGGCCGAACGTGAGCGTAAAGAGTTAAGCGGTATTCGAAAACTGGCAAAAGATCGAGCTAAAAAGGCAAATCTTCACAATAAAAAACTACGTGATTGCCGCGTGCATTTGGGCGACGTGAAAAACGAACGCAATCTTGAATCTACACTGTTTATCACCGAGGGAGATTCGGCAAGTGGTAGTATTACCAAAAGTCGCGATGTAAATACACAGGCGGTGTTTTCACTTCGTGGAAAACCGTTGAACACCTACGGGATGACCAAAAAAATTGTGTACGAAAACGAAGAGTTTAACTTGTTACAAGCGGCTTTAAATATTGAAGATTCCATGGAAGATTTGCGATATAACAATATTGTAATCGCTACCGATGCCGATGTGGATGGGATGCATATTAGATTGTTGCTCATTACATTTTTTCTTCAGTTTTTCCCCGAACTAATTAAAGAAGGGCATTTGTATATTTTGCAAACGCCACTGTTTCGCGTTCGGAACAAAAAGGAAACCATTTATTGTTATTCCGAAGAAGAAAGAATAGCCGCAATAGAAAAACTAAAGCCAAAACCCGAAATAACCCGTTTTAAAGGTTTGGGTGAAATTTCACCAGACGAGTTTGTGCATTTTATTGGCAACGATATCCGGTTAGATCCCGTGATGCTCGATAAATCTATGAGTATTGAAGAATTACTTTCTTTCTATATGGGAAAAAACACCCCCGATAGACAAGAGTTTATTATTGATAATTTGAAGGTTGAACTTGATAGAGTGGAAGAATAA